A window of the Henckelia pumila isolate YLH828 chromosome 3, ASM3356847v2, whole genome shotgun sequence genome harbors these coding sequences:
- the LOC140886536 gene encoding uncharacterized protein isoform X2: MAYAALVSVEQSLKQAAMLHLSVAHDIRKQSPFLLPKIEYLIKCLEDSSHKTTDQKASSLITRIRDASYRAQYLVDLYCYDTEMEIIRQVPVPKNVDLWDIFRVIDDIESDIKELTGSATEVIESRLVLKNDLQLPNPGSEDEMVGFKDLRVQITEELTGTQSSLTVVSITGMGGIGKTTLARYIYYAPYVGYHFDCRAWVVVSQSFSIRNFLLGILGFMKVLSDEMFIEGEYELGLRLYDTLKGRRYLITIDDIWDTSVWDEIRRWFPNDNNGSRILLTTRLASVAAYASFSGGHIHHVSVLSSEDSWSLLRAKAFGDKDCPPELQQIGHKISERCGRLPLSLVVTGGLLSQITKTKDVWLNFEKYEDEEISVSKLIKLWVAEGFLKQVEHQDPEAVAEKCLMELVDQNMIIIPKHNFQGKVKTCRMHNLLHNLCVREADKDKFLCVMGTPRYEITPHNQYFRLSIHSRTLPHLIFPDSSIPSFSHVRSLLCTDHHLSPSVFLKFKLLRVVDAIKVAFPKFPNELLELLNLRYISLTCPKNIPASISNLRNLQTLVIRHEDGVNLPLEIWNMTHLRHVEFEVGYVPCPIVGTSPLVLENLRTLSGLRNLRFTHDVSARIPWIERLKVYYDTDLDEEKGWSYYEFHNLVNLQRLRALKIYIYPWPIDLKLEFQFPPSLQVLSLGGCSLSWEDVSVVGRLPILQVLKLRRGSFLGKHWRANEGEFCQLKLLLLESLDLVLWEIYNDRYEFPCLEQLIVRNCRMLKKIPHEMGEIPALTKIEVDYCNESVLASAKEIRDMQLEMGKEDFQLVLGTSSYFNSPIYSKNPFAASSWKRKFTDGEKEEEEEDKTDFSLKPASKSPDTLQPAVSNIETGNAEHSENFDFISGTEQQKIPNRSLDSMETVGPWRFAWNPKSCMVGLHEYFLQIQDWIFGANDTNIHLEVMSIAGMAGIGKTTFARYLFEYPTLDENFDINVWVSVSRTNDVRKIIKDILESVRPMQVELDGKSIAQLADILRKSLKDKTYLIVLDDVWDIQLWDDIQTSFPDDNIWSRIILTTRLSEMDLKVRFFKIHHMSLLTPEMSWTLFCMKAFGKEECPQELKYAAENILSNCGGLPLAIVVIGGLLSKVSRTEDVWQLIARTMNSTIMSEEQLKGILYFAYNYLPLHLKACFRSMIIFVGDGELSIPKLVGHWIDEGLVGQLGSKSPQEVAEEFLKDLMDRSLVVVCKRNKKGEAETCGIPRVWQDYFMVEDPDSFEILLSKSNQSTKPKEGMADLPRSYGEGTSMIVEKGQKAKINHKKSLEISMYTLFNNRYTKDCIRYCSIFPTTYEFTKDILVWLWIAHGGTIAGNSIFIEEVCIQCFDILLKQQYIVPTGYDPCGDEMKYKVGDEMNAFLQNHLQGSRFSKELDGKHMEESKLEHLSLSFKEIDQINVQIIKRFSRLQTLIIHRCYGFNIKQLPLDLFSELKELRILSLSHTDVMELPSSIKSSKELRYLDMSETPIRWLPESMCNLFHLQTLKLDNCLGIMELPQRTKEWTNLRHLMLDVARQLQFMPERIGKLSELRTLRAFLVGEEDGYTINELKNMNKLSGSLRILKLENIKTPEQAADASLCWKQGLKKIELQWSDLQDEMNPIEEEILTYLGPPLGIQELKILYFSGGNLPSWIGMPSFSEMVSLTLHKCRYCSNLPSLGLLPSLKHLSIIGMNEVLEINSLFCGEQGNDQNQPSFPALQNLSFCSMSKLEKWTEMRTGDFPRLMNLTIESCPKINCLPSLTHLISLINMVISYCPELSCLPDGMLPSKLESLMIKNCPKLKGRCSDDGGEDWPKIAHVPVFYIDGVKIHTK, from the exons ATGGCATACGCCGCCTTAGTTTCTGTGGAACAGTCGCTGAAACAAGCTGCCATGTTGCATCTTTCCGTTGCTCATGATATACGGAAACAAAGTCCATTTCTCCTCCCCAAAATTGAATACCTGATAAAATGTCTTGAAGATTCATCCCACAAAACTACTGATCAAAAAGCATCTTCTTTGATAACAAGAATCAGAGACGCATCCTACAGAGCGCAATATCTCGTAGATCTATACTGTTACGACACGGAAATGGAGATCATCCGTCAGGTTCCCGTGCCCAAGAACGTGGACTTGTGGGACATCTTTCGAGTAATCGACGATATAGAATCAGACATCAAGGAACTCACTGGTTCGGCGACGGAGGTTATTGAGAGCAGATTAGTACTCAAGAATGATTTGCAACTTCCAAATCCTGGTTCCGAGGACGAAATGGTGGGATTCAAAGATCTCCGTGTGCAAATCACGGAAGAGCTTACGGGGACACAATCTTCACTGACAGTTGTCTCGATCACTGGTATGGGAGGTATTGGTAAGACGACTCTGGCCAGATATATTTACTACGCTCCATATGTCGGGTATCATTTCGATTGTCGTGCGTGGGTCGTTGTATCTCAGTCTTTTTCCATACGAAATTTCCTGTTAGGCATTCTGGGTTTCATGAAAGTGTTGAGTGATGAGATGTTTATAGAGGGTGAATATGAGTTAGGATTACGTTTGTACGATACTTTAAAAGGACGTAGGTATCTCATCACAATAGATGATATATGGGATACCTCTGTTTGGGATGAAATAAGGAGGTGGTTCCCGAATGATAATAACGGAAGTCGAATCCTGCTGACGACAAGGCTAGCAAGTGTGGCTGCTTATGCGAGCTTTTCGGGGGGCCACATTCATCATGTCTCTGTCTTAAGTAGTGAAGATAGTTGGAGTTTACTTCGTGCTAAGGCTTTTGGGGACAAGGATTGCCCTCCAGAGTTGCAACAAATCGGGCACAAGATTTCAGAAAGATGTGGACGACTTCCCCTTTCTCTAGTGGTGACAGGCGGATTACTCTCTCAGATAACTAAGACAAAAGACGTTTGGCTAAACTTTGAAAAATAT GAAGATGAGGAGATTTCAGTTTCCAAACTAATCAAGTTATGGGTAGCTGAGGGGTTTCTAAAACAAGTTGAGCACCAAGACCCAGAAGCCGTAGCAGAGAAGTGTTTGATGGAACTCGTTGACCAAAACATGATTATCATCCCAAAGCACAACTTTCAAGGAAAAGTCAAAACCTGCAGAATGCATAACCTCTTGCATAATTTATGCGTGCGAGAGGCGGATAAAGACAAGTTTCTGTGTGTGATGGGTACTCCAAGGTATGAAATAACTCCACACAATCAATATTTTCGTTTAAGCATTCACTCAAGGACTCTTCCACATCTTATTTTTCCTGACTCCTCAATACCCTCTTTTTCACATGTACGTTCCCTCTTATGTACTGATCATCATCTTTCCCCAAGTGTGTTTCTAAAATTCAAACTACTCAGAGTAGTTGATGCTATCAAAGTAGCGTTTCCCAAATTTCCAAATGAACTCTTGGAGCTTCTAAATCTACGTTACATCTCTTTGACGTGCCCAAAAAATATTCCTGCATCAATATCCAATCTTCGAAACCTACAAACTTTAGTCATTCGTCACGAGGATGGCGTAAATTTACCATTAGAAATTTGGAATATGACTCATCTAAGACATGTCGAGTTTGAAGTAGGTTATGTGCCTTGTCCCATTGTTGGGACTAGTCCTCTAGTTCTGGAAAACCTACGCACTCTTTCTGGACTAAGAAATCTCAGATTCACCCATGACGTGTCGGCAAGAATCCCATGGATCGAAAGACTCAAAGTTTATTATGATACTGATCTCGATGAGGAAAAAGGGTGGTCGTACTACGAGTTTCACAATCTTGTGAATCTACAGCGACTCAGAGCATTAAAAATCTACATATACCCGTGGCCGATTGATCTTAAGTTGGAATTCCAGTTCCCGCCATCTCTTCAAGTGTTGAGTCTAGGTGGGTGTTCGCTTTCGTGGGAAGATGTGTCAGTTGTGGGTCGTTTGCCCATTCTTCAAGTTCTCAAACTGAGACGTGGATCGTTCCTCGGGAAACACTGGAGAGCAAACGAGGGAGAGTTCTGCCAGCTTAAACTCTTGCTGCTTGAAAGTTTGGATTTGGTACTCTGGGAAATTTATAATGATCGGTATGAATTTCCTTGCTTAGAGCAACTCATTGTAAGAAATTGTAGAATGCTAAAGAAGATCCCACATGAAATGGGAGAAATTCCAGCACTTACTAAGATTGAAGTGGATTACTGTAATGAATCTGTCTTGGCTTCAGCCAAGGAGATACGGGATATGCAACTTGAGATGGGAAAAGAAGATTTTCAACTCGTCCTTGGTACTAGCTCCTACTTTAATAGCCCCATCTATTCTAAG AATCCTTTTGCCGCCTCAAGCTGGAAAAGGAAATTCACTGAtggagaaaaagaagaagaagaagaagacaaaACGGATTTCAGTTTGAAACCTGCCTCAAAATCACCGGATACGCTGCAACCGGCAGTCTCCAATATCGAGACAGGGAATGCTGAACATTCGGAGAATTTTGATTTCATAAGCGGAACGGAGCAGCAGAAAATACCTAATCGATCGTTGGATTCCATGGAGACAGTTGGCCCTTGGAGATTTGCATGGAATCCCAAAAGTTGTATGGTTGGATTGCATGAATACTTTTTACAAATCCAGGATTGGATATTTGGAGCGAACGATACTAATATTCATCTTGAAGTCATGTCGATTGCTGGGATGGCTGGAATTGGCAAGACTACTTTCGCAAGATATTTGTTCGAGTACCCGACTCTTGATGAGAATTTCGATATTAATGTTTGGGTATCGGTATCTCGAACAAATGATGTACGAAAAATAATCAAGGACATTCTAGAGTCCGTGAGACCTATGCAAGTTGAACTGGATGGCAAGAGCATTGCACAGTTGGCGGATATTCTGCGCAAAAGTTTGAAGGATAAAACATACCTCATTGTATTGGATGATGTGTGGGATATCCAGCTCTGGGATGATATCCAAACATCATTTCCTGACGACAATATATGGAGCCGGATAATTTTAACGACTAGGCTGTCGGAGATGGATCTTAAAGTCCGGTTTTTCAAGATTCATCACATGAGCCTTCTTACGCCCGAAATGAGCTGGACCCTTTTTTGTATGAAGGCTTTTGGCAAAGAAGAATGCCCTCAGGAGCTTAAATATGCTGCAGAAAATATTTTAAGCAATTGTGGAGGGCTTCCCCTTGCAATTGTTGTGATTGGTGGACTCCTCTCCAAAGTCAGCAGGACTGAAGACGTATGGCAGCTTATTGCAAGGACTATGAATTCAACGATAATGTCTGAGGAACAACTGAAGGGGATTCTGTACTTTGCTTATAACTACTTGCCACTTCATCTGAAAGCATGCTTTCGTTCCATGATTATCTTCGTGGGAGATGGTGAACTCTCCATCCCCAAACTCGTCGGGCATTGGATTGATGAGGGACTTGTAGGCCAACTAGGTTCTAAAAGTCCCCAAGAAGTGGCTGAGGAGTTCTTGAAAGATCTAATGGACAGAAGTCTCGTTGTGGTTTGCAAGCGAAACAAGAAGGGTGAGGCTGAAACATGTGGCATTCCTCGTGTCTGGCAGGACTACTTCATGGTTGAGGATCCAGATTCTTTCGAG aTTTTActctcaaaatcaaatcaaagcaCCAAACCGAAAGAGGGCATGGCAGATCTTCCAAGAAGCTATGGCGAAGGTACTTCCATGATAGTGGAAAAGGGACAAAAGGCGAAAATTAATCACAAGAAAAGTTTAGAAATATCGATGTACACACTGTTCAACAACAGGTACACAAAGGACTGCATCAGATACTGTTCAATATTTCCAACCACATATGAATTCACTAAGGACATTCTAGTTTGGCTGTGGATAGCACACGGGGGGACGATAGCAGGAAATAGCATATTTATCGAGGAAGTATGCATTCAGTGCTTTGATATATTGTTGAAACAGCAATACATTGTTCCAACCGGGTATGATCCTTGTGGCGATGAAATGAAATACAAAGTTGGTGATGAGATGAATGCATTCCTTCAAAATCATCTCCAAGGATCCCGGTTTTCGAAAGAATTGGATGGTAAGCACATGGAGGAATCCAAACTTGAACATTTGTCCTTGTCCTTCAAGGAAATTGACCAAATCAATGTTCAGATCATTAAAAGGTTCAGCCGTCTACAGACTCTCATCATTCATCGTTGCTACGGTTTTAACATAAAACAATTacctttggatttgttttctgAGCTGAAGGAATTAAGGATCTTAAGTTTAAGTCATACTGATGTGATGGAATTGCCAAGTTCTATTAAAAGTTCAAAGGAGTTGCGATATCTTGACATGTCCGAGACACCCATTAGGTGGTTGCCCGAGTCGATGTGCAATCTCTTCCATCTGCAGACTTTAAAACTTGACAATTGTTTGGGCATCATGGAACTGCCTCAACGTACGAAAGAGTGGACTAACCTGCGCCATTTGATGCTAGATGTAGCTCGCCAGTTGCAATTTATGCCGGAACGCATTGGAAAGTTGTCGGAGTTACGCACTTTAAGGGCATTTTTGGTTGGAGAAGAAGATGGCTATACCATAAATGAGTTGAAGAACATGAATAAACTGAGTGGATCACTTCGGATTTTGAAACTTGAAAACATTAAAACCCCCGAGCAGGCTGCCGATGCTTCTCTTTGCTGGAAACAGGGCCTCAAAAAGATAGAATTGCAGTGGAGTGATTTACAAGATGAGATGAATCCAATTGAAGAGGAAATACTAACATATCTTGGGCCACCTTTGGGTATCCAGGAGCTCAAAATACTCTATTTCAGCGGCGGAAACCTTCCGAGTTGGATAGGCATGCCATCTTTCAGTGAAATGGTTAGTCTAACTCTCCACAAGTGTAGATATTGCAGCAACCTTCCATCTCTCGGACTATTGCCATCTTTGAAGCATCTCAGTATCATTGGAATGAATGAGGTGCTAGAAATCAACAGCCTCTTTTGTGGGGAACAAGGTAATGATCAGAATCAACCGTCGTTTCCTGCTCTCCAGAATCTGTCATTTTGTTCCATGTCAAAATTGGAAAAATGGACGGAAATGAGAACGGGCGACTTTCCCCGTCTCATGAACCTCACCATTGAGTCTTGTCCCAAAATCAACTGTCTTCCTAGTCTCACACATTTGATCTCTCTCATTAATATGGTAATAAGCTACTGCCCCGAGCTGTCGTGTTTACCTGATGGTATGTTACCGTCCAAACTTGAATCTTTGATGATTAAAAATTGTCCAAAGTTAAAAGGACGATGCAGTGATGATGGAGGTGAAGATTGGCCCAAGATTGCTCACGTGCCTGTTTTTTATATCGACGGCGTGAAGATTCATACAAAATAG
- the LOC140886536 gene encoding uncharacterized protein isoform X1, producing the protein MAYAALVSVEQSLKQAAMLHLSVAHDIRKQSPFLLPKIEYLIKCLEDSSHKTTDQKASSLITRIRDASYRAQYLVDLYCYDTEMEIIRQVPVPKNVDLWDIFRVIDDIESDIKELTGSATEVIESRLVLKNDLQLPNPGSEDEMVGFKDLRVQITEELTGTQSSLTVVSITGMGGIGKTTLARYIYYAPYVGYHFDCRAWVVVSQSFSIRNFLLGILGFMKVLSDEMFIEGEYELGLRLYDTLKGRRYLITIDDIWDTSVWDEIRRWFPNDNNGSRILLTTRLASVAAYASFSGGHIHHVSVLSSEDSWSLLRAKAFGDKDCPPELQQIGHKISERCGRLPLSLVVTGGLLSQITKTKDVWLNFEKYVINLDPCFEILKLSYDYLPQRLKPCFLYMAHFQEDEEISVSKLIKLWVAEGFLKQVEHQDPEAVAEKCLMELVDQNMIIIPKHNFQGKVKTCRMHNLLHNLCVREADKDKFLCVMGTPRYEITPHNQYFRLSIHSRTLPHLIFPDSSIPSFSHVRSLLCTDHHLSPSVFLKFKLLRVVDAIKVAFPKFPNELLELLNLRYISLTCPKNIPASISNLRNLQTLVIRHEDGVNLPLEIWNMTHLRHVEFEVGYVPCPIVGTSPLVLENLRTLSGLRNLRFTHDVSARIPWIERLKVYYDTDLDEEKGWSYYEFHNLVNLQRLRALKIYIYPWPIDLKLEFQFPPSLQVLSLGGCSLSWEDVSVVGRLPILQVLKLRRGSFLGKHWRANEGEFCQLKLLLLESLDLVLWEIYNDRYEFPCLEQLIVRNCRMLKKIPHEMGEIPALTKIEVDYCNESVLASAKEIRDMQLEMGKEDFQLVLGTSSYFNSPIYSKNPFAASSWKRKFTDGEKEEEEEDKTDFSLKPASKSPDTLQPAVSNIETGNAEHSENFDFISGTEQQKIPNRSLDSMETVGPWRFAWNPKSCMVGLHEYFLQIQDWIFGANDTNIHLEVMSIAGMAGIGKTTFARYLFEYPTLDENFDINVWVSVSRTNDVRKIIKDILESVRPMQVELDGKSIAQLADILRKSLKDKTYLIVLDDVWDIQLWDDIQTSFPDDNIWSRIILTTRLSEMDLKVRFFKIHHMSLLTPEMSWTLFCMKAFGKEECPQELKYAAENILSNCGGLPLAIVVIGGLLSKVSRTEDVWQLIARTMNSTIMSEEQLKGILYFAYNYLPLHLKACFRSMIIFVGDGELSIPKLVGHWIDEGLVGQLGSKSPQEVAEEFLKDLMDRSLVVVCKRNKKGEAETCGIPRVWQDYFMVEDPDSFEILLSKSNQSTKPKEGMADLPRSYGEGTSMIVEKGQKAKINHKKSLEISMYTLFNNRYTKDCIRYCSIFPTTYEFTKDILVWLWIAHGGTIAGNSIFIEEVCIQCFDILLKQQYIVPTGYDPCGDEMKYKVGDEMNAFLQNHLQGSRFSKELDGKHMEESKLEHLSLSFKEIDQINVQIIKRFSRLQTLIIHRCYGFNIKQLPLDLFSELKELRILSLSHTDVMELPSSIKSSKELRYLDMSETPIRWLPESMCNLFHLQTLKLDNCLGIMELPQRTKEWTNLRHLMLDVARQLQFMPERIGKLSELRTLRAFLVGEEDGYTINELKNMNKLSGSLRILKLENIKTPEQAADASLCWKQGLKKIELQWSDLQDEMNPIEEEILTYLGPPLGIQELKILYFSGGNLPSWIGMPSFSEMVSLTLHKCRYCSNLPSLGLLPSLKHLSIIGMNEVLEINSLFCGEQGNDQNQPSFPALQNLSFCSMSKLEKWTEMRTGDFPRLMNLTIESCPKINCLPSLTHLISLINMVISYCPELSCLPDGMLPSKLESLMIKNCPKLKGRCSDDGGEDWPKIAHVPVFYIDGVKIHTK; encoded by the exons ATGGCATACGCCGCCTTAGTTTCTGTGGAACAGTCGCTGAAACAAGCTGCCATGTTGCATCTTTCCGTTGCTCATGATATACGGAAACAAAGTCCATTTCTCCTCCCCAAAATTGAATACCTGATAAAATGTCTTGAAGATTCATCCCACAAAACTACTGATCAAAAAGCATCTTCTTTGATAACAAGAATCAGAGACGCATCCTACAGAGCGCAATATCTCGTAGATCTATACTGTTACGACACGGAAATGGAGATCATCCGTCAGGTTCCCGTGCCCAAGAACGTGGACTTGTGGGACATCTTTCGAGTAATCGACGATATAGAATCAGACATCAAGGAACTCACTGGTTCGGCGACGGAGGTTATTGAGAGCAGATTAGTACTCAAGAATGATTTGCAACTTCCAAATCCTGGTTCCGAGGACGAAATGGTGGGATTCAAAGATCTCCGTGTGCAAATCACGGAAGAGCTTACGGGGACACAATCTTCACTGACAGTTGTCTCGATCACTGGTATGGGAGGTATTGGTAAGACGACTCTGGCCAGATATATTTACTACGCTCCATATGTCGGGTATCATTTCGATTGTCGTGCGTGGGTCGTTGTATCTCAGTCTTTTTCCATACGAAATTTCCTGTTAGGCATTCTGGGTTTCATGAAAGTGTTGAGTGATGAGATGTTTATAGAGGGTGAATATGAGTTAGGATTACGTTTGTACGATACTTTAAAAGGACGTAGGTATCTCATCACAATAGATGATATATGGGATACCTCTGTTTGGGATGAAATAAGGAGGTGGTTCCCGAATGATAATAACGGAAGTCGAATCCTGCTGACGACAAGGCTAGCAAGTGTGGCTGCTTATGCGAGCTTTTCGGGGGGCCACATTCATCATGTCTCTGTCTTAAGTAGTGAAGATAGTTGGAGTTTACTTCGTGCTAAGGCTTTTGGGGACAAGGATTGCCCTCCAGAGTTGCAACAAATCGGGCACAAGATTTCAGAAAGATGTGGACGACTTCCCCTTTCTCTAGTGGTGACAGGCGGATTACTCTCTCAGATAACTAAGACAAAAGACGTTTGGCTAAACTTTGAAAAATATGTAATTAATCTTGATCCATGCTTTGAAATACTGAAGCTGAGTTACGATTACTTGCCTCAACGGTTGAAGCCGTGCTTCCTCTATATGGCACATTTTCAGGAAGATGAGGAGATTTCAGTTTCCAAACTAATCAAGTTATGGGTAGCTGAGGGGTTTCTAAAACAAGTTGAGCACCAAGACCCAGAAGCCGTAGCAGAGAAGTGTTTGATGGAACTCGTTGACCAAAACATGATTATCATCCCAAAGCACAACTTTCAAGGAAAAGTCAAAACCTGCAGAATGCATAACCTCTTGCATAATTTATGCGTGCGAGAGGCGGATAAAGACAAGTTTCTGTGTGTGATGGGTACTCCAAGGTATGAAATAACTCCACACAATCAATATTTTCGTTTAAGCATTCACTCAAGGACTCTTCCACATCTTATTTTTCCTGACTCCTCAATACCCTCTTTTTCACATGTACGTTCCCTCTTATGTACTGATCATCATCTTTCCCCAAGTGTGTTTCTAAAATTCAAACTACTCAGAGTAGTTGATGCTATCAAAGTAGCGTTTCCCAAATTTCCAAATGAACTCTTGGAGCTTCTAAATCTACGTTACATCTCTTTGACGTGCCCAAAAAATATTCCTGCATCAATATCCAATCTTCGAAACCTACAAACTTTAGTCATTCGTCACGAGGATGGCGTAAATTTACCATTAGAAATTTGGAATATGACTCATCTAAGACATGTCGAGTTTGAAGTAGGTTATGTGCCTTGTCCCATTGTTGGGACTAGTCCTCTAGTTCTGGAAAACCTACGCACTCTTTCTGGACTAAGAAATCTCAGATTCACCCATGACGTGTCGGCAAGAATCCCATGGATCGAAAGACTCAAAGTTTATTATGATACTGATCTCGATGAGGAAAAAGGGTGGTCGTACTACGAGTTTCACAATCTTGTGAATCTACAGCGACTCAGAGCATTAAAAATCTACATATACCCGTGGCCGATTGATCTTAAGTTGGAATTCCAGTTCCCGCCATCTCTTCAAGTGTTGAGTCTAGGTGGGTGTTCGCTTTCGTGGGAAGATGTGTCAGTTGTGGGTCGTTTGCCCATTCTTCAAGTTCTCAAACTGAGACGTGGATCGTTCCTCGGGAAACACTGGAGAGCAAACGAGGGAGAGTTCTGCCAGCTTAAACTCTTGCTGCTTGAAAGTTTGGATTTGGTACTCTGGGAAATTTATAATGATCGGTATGAATTTCCTTGCTTAGAGCAACTCATTGTAAGAAATTGTAGAATGCTAAAGAAGATCCCACATGAAATGGGAGAAATTCCAGCACTTACTAAGATTGAAGTGGATTACTGTAATGAATCTGTCTTGGCTTCAGCCAAGGAGATACGGGATATGCAACTTGAGATGGGAAAAGAAGATTTTCAACTCGTCCTTGGTACTAGCTCCTACTTTAATAGCCCCATCTATTCTAAG AATCCTTTTGCCGCCTCAAGCTGGAAAAGGAAATTCACTGAtggagaaaaagaagaagaagaagaagacaaaACGGATTTCAGTTTGAAACCTGCCTCAAAATCACCGGATACGCTGCAACCGGCAGTCTCCAATATCGAGACAGGGAATGCTGAACATTCGGAGAATTTTGATTTCATAAGCGGAACGGAGCAGCAGAAAATACCTAATCGATCGTTGGATTCCATGGAGACAGTTGGCCCTTGGAGATTTGCATGGAATCCCAAAAGTTGTATGGTTGGATTGCATGAATACTTTTTACAAATCCAGGATTGGATATTTGGAGCGAACGATACTAATATTCATCTTGAAGTCATGTCGATTGCTGGGATGGCTGGAATTGGCAAGACTACTTTCGCAAGATATTTGTTCGAGTACCCGACTCTTGATGAGAATTTCGATATTAATGTTTGGGTATCGGTATCTCGAACAAATGATGTACGAAAAATAATCAAGGACATTCTAGAGTCCGTGAGACCTATGCAAGTTGAACTGGATGGCAAGAGCATTGCACAGTTGGCGGATATTCTGCGCAAAAGTTTGAAGGATAAAACATACCTCATTGTATTGGATGATGTGTGGGATATCCAGCTCTGGGATGATATCCAAACATCATTTCCTGACGACAATATATGGAGCCGGATAATTTTAACGACTAGGCTGTCGGAGATGGATCTTAAAGTCCGGTTTTTCAAGATTCATCACATGAGCCTTCTTACGCCCGAAATGAGCTGGACCCTTTTTTGTATGAAGGCTTTTGGCAAAGAAGAATGCCCTCAGGAGCTTAAATATGCTGCAGAAAATATTTTAAGCAATTGTGGAGGGCTTCCCCTTGCAATTGTTGTGATTGGTGGACTCCTCTCCAAAGTCAGCAGGACTGAAGACGTATGGCAGCTTATTGCAAGGACTATGAATTCAACGATAATGTCTGAGGAACAACTGAAGGGGATTCTGTACTTTGCTTATAACTACTTGCCACTTCATCTGAAAGCATGCTTTCGTTCCATGATTATCTTCGTGGGAGATGGTGAACTCTCCATCCCCAAACTCGTCGGGCATTGGATTGATGAGGGACTTGTAGGCCAACTAGGTTCTAAAAGTCCCCAAGAAGTGGCTGAGGAGTTCTTGAAAGATCTAATGGACAGAAGTCTCGTTGTGGTTTGCAAGCGAAACAAGAAGGGTGAGGCTGAAACATGTGGCATTCCTCGTGTCTGGCAGGACTACTTCATGGTTGAGGATCCAGATTCTTTCGAG aTTTTActctcaaaatcaaatcaaagcaCCAAACCGAAAGAGGGCATGGCAGATCTTCCAAGAAGCTATGGCGAAGGTACTTCCATGATAGTGGAAAAGGGACAAAAGGCGAAAATTAATCACAAGAAAAGTTTAGAAATATCGATGTACACACTGTTCAACAACAGGTACACAAAGGACTGCATCAGATACTGTTCAATATTTCCAACCACATATGAATTCACTAAGGACATTCTAGTTTGGCTGTGGATAGCACACGGGGGGACGATAGCAGGAAATAGCATATTTATCGAGGAAGTATGCATTCAGTGCTTTGATATATTGTTGAAACAGCAATACATTGTTCCAACCGGGTATGATCCTTGTGGCGATGAAATGAAATACAAAGTTGGTGATGAGATGAATGCATTCCTTCAAAATCATCTCCAAGGATCCCGGTTTTCGAAAGAATTGGATGGTAAGCACATGGAGGAATCCAAACTTGAACATTTGTCCTTGTCCTTCAAGGAAATTGACCAAATCAATGTTCAGATCATTAAAAGGTTCAGCCGTCTACAGACTCTCATCATTCATCGTTGCTACGGTTTTAACATAAAACAATTacctttggatttgttttctgAGCTGAAGGAATTAAGGATCTTAAGTTTAAGTCATACTGATGTGATGGAATTGCCAAGTTCTATTAAAAGTTCAAAGGAGTTGCGATATCTTGACATGTCCGAGACACCCATTAGGTGGTTGCCCGAGTCGATGTGCAATCTCTTCCATCTGCAGACTTTAAAACTTGACAATTGTTTGGGCATCATGGAACTGCCTCAACGTACGAAAGAGTGGACTAACCTGCGCCATTTGATGCTAGATGTAGCTCGCCAGTTGCAATTTATGCCGGAACGCATTGGAAAGTTGTCGGAGTTACGCACTTTAAGGGCATTTTTGGTTGGAGAAGAAGATGGCTATACCATAAATGAGTTGAAGAACATGAATAAACTGAGTGGATCACTTCGGATTTTGAAACTTGAAAACATTAAAACCCCCGAGCAGGCTGCCGATGCTTCTCTTTGCTGGAAACAGGGCCTCAAAAAGATAGAATTGCAGTGGAGTGATTTACAAGATGAGATGAATCCAATTGAAGAGGAAATACTAACATATCTTGGGCCACCTTTGGGTATCCAGGAGCTCAAAATACTCTATTTCAGCGGCGGAAACCTTCCGAGTTGGATAGGCATGCCATCTTTCAGTGAAATGGTTAGTCTAACTCTCCACAAGTGTAGATATTGCAGCAACCTTCCATCTCTCGGACTATTGCCATCTTTGAAGCATCTCAGTATCATTGGAATGAATGAGGTGCTAGAAATCAACAGCCTCTTTTGTGGGGAACAAGGTAATGATCAGAATCAACCGTCGTTTCCTGCTCTCCAGAATCTGTCATTTTGTTCCATGTCAAAATTGGAAAAATGGACGGAAATGAGAACGGGCGACTTTCCCCGTCTCATGAACCTCACCATTGAGTCTTGTCCCAAAATCAACTGTCTTCCTAGTCTCACACATTTGATCTCTCTCATTAATATGGTAATAAGCTACTGCCCCGAGCTGTCGTGTTTACCTGATGGTATGTTACCGTCCAAACTTGAATCTTTGATGATTAAAAATTGTCCAAAGTTAAAAGGACGATGCAGTGATGATGGAGGTGAAGATTGGCCCAAGATTGCTCACGTGCCTGTTTTTTATATCGACGGCGTGAAGATTCATACAAAATAG